Genomic DNA from Nitratidesulfovibrio vulgaris str. Hildenborough:
CTGCGCCGCGTGAAGAAGGACTACCCCAAGGTGCAGGTCATCGTCCTCACCGGCCATGGCACGGAGAAGGACGAAGAGGAGGCCCGCAGGCTTGGCGCCTTCGAATATCACAAGAAGCCCGTGGATATCGACATCCTCGTCCGCGACATCCGCCGGGCCTTCCGCGAGACCCTCGAAGACACCATGGTGGCCGCCACCCTTGCACAGGCTGGCGACTACGAGGGGGCCAAGCAGATTCTCGACGAAAGCGACAAGTAGCCCAGTACGG
This window encodes:
- a CDS encoding response regulator — its product is MKGIKVMLVDDEESFVRTLAERMQMRDAGTKVALTGEEALQLVSTGEVPDVMVLDLRMPGVDGMEVLRRVKKDYPKVQVIVLTGHGTEKDEEEARRLGAFEYHKKPVDIDILVRDIRRAFRETLEDTMVAATLAQAGDYEGAKQILDESDK